In one Antennarius striatus isolate MH-2024 chromosome 15, ASM4005453v1, whole genome shotgun sequence genomic region, the following are encoded:
- the musk gene encoding muscle, skeletal receptor tyrosine-protein kinase — MKMKMETISVFLLVVVTSIYGLQRAPRIVTSLETMDVLLDHNATLICEVESLPPAEVTWTKNNHQIMYYDPRYISKEQGQMLIIPHVKESDNGEYCCIASNGIGEPAKSCGALQLKMKPQIKRHPTNLTLLVEAKAVLPCVTLGNPKPAVTWLKDDELIQVTDRVTILDYGALKIHKIQKEDAGQYRCVARNSFGFAFSKPVTIEVQAPARILQVPKEKRVAYGSQISLECRATGNPIPTITWLENGNTISGASVEETLSEEVILSILKVTANKPALYTCLASNRHSAGANTVKATAKVTVTEWRLYKSVTGYCSAYRGDVCRTVLQDDLLVFFNSSLSDPEEMQEYLVQSWWTELEELSLLCSPAVRSLLCHSSFPDCNPSGLGPAAKPVCREHCLAVKELYCHKEWLLLEGRSSVQPGLFSSVSGPRTPSSLLPNCQTLPSLHTDPDACTHVPFVAVKTDEITTTCYNDRGRFYQGNINITGSGIPCQSWSQQIPHQHRLSVDVIPELKNSVNYCRNPGGVNDRPWCYTSNPNVRWEYCTVTQCGEERTLSEMKPETPGPRQTAHLPPTTTASSPAYSMSVIVIILTTLAAVVLLTIAILACRRQRRQWRNRKRVINSPALSTLPSELLLDRLHPNPMYQRVPLLLNSKLLALEYPRNNIQYVRDIGEGAFGRVFQARAPSLLPLESFTMVAVKMLKEEASADMQNDFQREAALMAQFDHPNIVRLLGVCAVGKPMCLMFEYMAHGDLNEFLRRRSPTQSVRSLSHASLSGPSFCSELEAGLLSCTELLSISKQIAAGMAYLSERKFVHRDLATRNCLVGEEMVVKIADFGLSRNIYSADYYKANENDAIPIRWMPPESIFYNRYTTESDVWAYGVVLWEIFSHGMQPYYGMGHEEVIYYVRDGHILSCPENCPLELYNLMRLCWSTHPSDRPSFSSIHRILERMHQNTLSVNADTEADR; from the exons atgaagatgaagatggaaaCTATTTCAGTATTCCTGCTGGTTGTGGTCACCTCAATTTATGGGCTTCAGAGAG CGCCTCGTATCGTCACCTCATTAGAGACAATGGACGTGCTGTTGGATCACAATGCCACCCTGATCTGTGAGGTGGAGTCCCTCCCTCCTGCTGAAGTCACTTGGACTAAGAATAACCACCAGATTAT GTACTATGACCCTCGGTACATATCCAAGGAGCAGGGACAAATGCTAATCATCCCTCATGTAAAAGAGTCAGACAATGGAGAGTACTGCTGCATCGCTAGCAACGGAATTGGAGAGCCAGCCAAGAGCTGTGGGGCTTTGCAATTAAAGATGA AGCCACAGATCAAACGTCATCCTACCAATTTAACACTTCTGGTAGAAGCCAAAGCAGTGCTGCCCTGTGTTACCCTCGGCAACCCCAAACCAGCCGTCACCTGGCTTAAAGATGATGAGCTAATCCAG GTCACTGACCGTGTCACCATTCTTGACTATGGGGCATTGAAGATACATAAGATACAGAAAGAGGATGCAGGCCAGTATCGCTGTGTGGCCAGAAATAGTTTTGGTTTTGCCTTTTCAAAGCCTGTCACCATAGAGGTACAGG CTCCAGCACGAATCTTACAGGTTCCAAAGGAGAAGAGAGTAGCATATGGCAGCCAGATTTCCCTGGAGTGCCGCGCCACTGGAAATCCAATCCCAACAATCACCTGGCTAGAAAATGGGAATACT ATCTCTGGTGCATCAGTAGAAGAAACTTTGTCGGAAGAGGTTATCCTGTCCATTCTTAAGGTGACGGCAAATAAACCAGCTCTGTATACGTGCCTTGCCTCCAACAGACACAGCGCAGGAGCGAACACCGTCAAGGCAACTGCTAAAGTCACCGTCACAG AGTGGAG GCTCTACAAGAGTGTAACAGGTTACTGCAGTGCGTATCGTGGAGATGTGTGTCGAACCGTGCTGCAAGATGATTTGCTGGTTTTTTTCAACTCCTCTCTCTCCGACCCTGAGGAAATGCAGGAGTATTTGGTTCAGAGCTGGTGGACAGAGCTGGAAGAGCTGAGTCTTCTCTGTAGCCCTGCAGTTCGCTCACTCCTCTGTCACTCCTCTTTTCCTGACTGTAACCCATCAGGACTAGGACCAGCAGCCAAACCTGTTTGCAG AGAGCACTGTCTGGCTGTGAAGGAGCTGTACTGCCATAAGGAGTGGTTGTTGCTAGAGGGCAGAAGTTCTGTCCAGCCTGGTCTTTTCAGCTCTGTTAGTGGGCCCCGCACTCCCAGTTCACTGCTGCCCAACTGTCAGACCTTACCAAGTCTTCACACAGACCCAGATGCTTGTACTCATGTCCCATTTGTGG CCGTCAAGACAGATGAAATTACAA CAACATGTTACAATGACAGAGGTCGTTTCTACCAAGGAAATATCAATATAACGGGATCTGGGATACCGTGTCAGTCCTGGAGCCAACAG ATTCCCCACCAGCACAGACTATCTGTAGACGTGATCCCAGAGTTAAAGAACTCTGTCAACTACTGCAGGAACCCGGGTGGAGTCAATGATAGGCCCTGGTGCTACACCTCAAATCCCAACGTACGTTGGGAGTACTGCACTGTTACACAATGTGGGGAGGAGAGAACACTATCAG AAATGAAACCAGAGACACCAGGCCCTCGTCAGACCGCTCATCTCCCTCCAACAACCACAGCATCATCTCCAGCTTACTCCATGTctgtcatcgtcatcatcctcaccacacTTGCAGCTGTAGTCCTCCTCACTATTGCCATCCTTGCCTGTCGCAGACAGAGGAGGCAGTGGAGAAACCGGAAAAG GGTAATAAACAGCCCAGCGCTGAGCACTCTTCCATCAGAGCTCCTGCTGGATCGCCTCCACCCCAACCCCATGTACCAGCGGGTTCCACTGCTGCTGAACTCCAAACTCCTGGCACTCGAGTATCCTCGAAATAATATTCAATATGTTAGGGATATCGGAGAGGGTGCCTTTGGACGAGTTTTCCAAGCCAG AGCTCCAAGTCTGCTGCCACTGGAGTCTTTCACGATGGTGGCCGTGAAGATGCTAAAGGAAGAAGCGTCAGCTGACATGCAGAATGACTTCCAGAGAGAGGCGGCACTTATGGCCCAATTCGACCATCCCAACATCGTACGACTACTTG gAGTGTGTGCAGTGGGTAAACCTATGTGCCTGATGTTCGAGTACATGGCCCACGGCGACCTCAATGAGTTTCTGCGCCGTAGATCTCCTACTCAGTCAGTGCGCTCCCTCAGCCATGCCAGTTTATCGGGTCCCAGTTTTTGCTCGGAGCTGGAAGCGGGGCTTCTGTCTTGCACCGAACTACTGTCTATCTCGAAGCAGATTGCAGCAGGAATGGCGTACCTGTCAGAACGAAAGTTTGTCCACCGTGACCTCGCGACGCGGAACTGCCTGGTCGGCGAGGAAATGGTGGTTAAGATTGCAGACTTTGGCCTCTCCAGGAACATTTACTCGGCTGATTACTACAAAGCCAATGAGAATGATGCCATCCCCATCCGCTGGATGCCCCCAGAATCTATTTTTTATAACCGCTACACTACTGAATCTGATGTCTGGGCCTATGGCGTAGTTCTGTGGGAGATTTTCTCCCATGGTATGCAGCCATACTATGGTATGGGTCATGAGGAGGTTATTTACTATGTGAGAGACGGTCACATCCTCTCCTGTCCTGAGAACTGTCCTTTGGAGCTGTATAATCTGATGAGGCTCTGTTGGAGTACACATCCATCAGACAGGCCCAGCTTTAGCAGCATACACCGGATACTGGAGCGAATGCATCAAAACACATTGAGTGTGAATGCTGACACAGAGGCTGACCGCTAA